TGACGATTATGCATCATTTAGTTTCGCTGTTAGGGCAAAACTCAGGCTTCGCCTTTAAACAGTTGCCCTGACGGGCGCTTCGCTGCGATGGCAGAGCCCCCCTCCCCGAAAAAATCTTTGTTTCGCCCTTCACAAAGCCAATTTTTAGTTTTTCAAAGGTCTCATAATCTCAGTGGGTTGCTTTATTTTCCATCTCTGCTATCTGGGTGCCTCTCTCTTCGTCCACCAGGGAAAGGATGATCCCCCCAGCGATAAAGAGGAGCAAGAGCGATAAAATTCCATTCCGGCTGGAGCCGGTAACCATACCAACGGTTGCAAAGAGTGAGGGGCCGATGATACTGGCGAATTTAGAGCTTACGTCGTAGAAACCGAAGAACTCGGCCGTTCTGCTTCTGGGAGCCATTCTGCCAAAAAGGGAACGACTCAGGGCCTGGCTGCCCCCCTGGACCGTTGCCACAAGGACAGCAAGAATCCAGAAGTGCAGGGCCGATTGCATGAAGTACCCACCAATGGCGATGAGGGCATAAATGACCAGGGCCAGATAAATTGAACGTTTGGTTCCCAGACGGCGGGCCAGCCACCCAAAAGCGATGGTAAAGGGCATGCCGATAAATTGGACCATGAGAATCGCTCCCAGGAGGTGTTCCTGACCGATACCGATCTCCCGTCCAAATATGGCCGCCATGATAATAATAGATGCGATACCGTCATTATATAACCAGAAGGCAATGAGAAATTTAAGTAGCTCGCTGTAACGCCGAAGATCCCGCAAAGTATGCTTTAGTCTTTGAAAACCTGCCCGCAGCGGATTGCGGCTTTCCCCCGTCCTCAGTACCGCCGGTGGTTCGCTCACGTACCGAAAGAGGGGAATGGAAAAGATAGCCCACCAGATTGCTACGGACAGGAAGGAGAAACGTAAACCCCACTCCGCATCCGAAATGCCGGGACATCTCGTAAGCCAGACGATTTCCGGCTTGATCATGATGATATTAATCCCGAGCAATAATCCTCCCCCCAAGTAACCCAGGGCATACCCTCTGCTGGAAACCTGATCTATACGGTCAGTTCCTGCAACGTGGGGGAGTAGGGAATCATAAAAGATATTTGCGCAGGACCAGCCAAATAAAGCTAAGATATAAAGTAGTGATGCTATTTTCCAGTCACCGGCGCCGATGAAAACCATTGCCGCGGTGAAAAAAATACCGAAACCGGCAAAGTACCGCAGAAACCGTTTCCGTGCACCGGAATGATCCGCCATGGCACCGAGGACTGGCGCCACGAGGGCGACTAAAAGCATGGCGGTTGTATTGGTATAACCCCAGTAACTCGTTGCCAGTGTTGGTGGAAGGTTATGGGCCGCTACGGTGCCATAGTAAACAGGGAAAATCGCCGCCATGATGGTGGTCGCAAAGGCCGAGTTGGCCCAATCATACAGGCACCAGGCATTAACAGCCTTACGATCCGTATAATCTCTCTTGACCCGTACCTTTAGGCTCATTACAAGAAGGCTTATACAACATATAATGACTTCAGAAAACATATCTTTTCCGAACTGGCTCTGAAAGACGGTGTTTCCCTGGCTTCTTAGCATCAATCATCCCTTGTCATGGCTTGTTGTCCCCTGGGATGCAGTTGATGTCTAACCAGATTGAGAATAAGATTTGACACTGGCCGGTATTTGTAATATTATTTTTGGGGTATCCACGCGGATTCAATAACATTAAGGCGCAGACTAAAGCCTGCGGCTACGAATTCCCGGGATGCTAAAAATCAATTTTTCAAAGGTCTCGTATTTATGATTAAATATAAAAAACTACCTGAAAATATTGAAGAACTCATTCCTGAGGCAATAGATTATCTCCAATCAAAGTCAGACATTCAATTCGCCTACCTTTTTGGAAGTTTTGGAAGAGGAAAACCTTTACCTCTGAGTGATGTAGATGTCGCGGTTTATTTTAAGGAACCTACAGATATCCAGGAAAGGAGAATGGAGGTTCTTGGGGCGTTGATGAATCTTCTTCAGACTGATGAAGTGGATCTTGTAATTTTGAATAGAGCGCCACTCACACTCAGGATGAAGGTATTAGAAAACAAAAAGATTGTGGTAGATCAGGAGCCTTTCTTAAGACATCAATATGAGTCATTAACGATGAGAGAGTATTTTGATTTTTCGATCAGGGAGGGAGCCATTCTTGAGAGGAGATTTTTACATGGTTGATAAGACTCTTATACTCCGAAAGTTAGCTGAACTCGAAGAGTTATTAACACAGGTTAAGGAATATGAGAATGTCGCTGTGGAACAATATCAAAGGGATTGGAGAATCCAGCGGATCGTTGAGAGAACCTTGCAGATGATGATTGAGACATGTGCAGATATTGCAGAGCACATTATTTCAGATAGAGGATATCGAATACCCACAAGCTATTCAGATACTTTTAGAGTACTTCATGAGAACCGGATTTTAAAGAGCGATCTTTTTGAAACGATGGAAAAGATGGCAAAATTCAGAAATATAATTGTACACCAATATGATAGAGTTGACGCAGAGATCGTTATCGGTATTCTGAGAAAAAATCTTAACGATTTTTTGAACTATAAGGATGCAATTATTAATATGCTGAAAACAGATGAGACTCCCTGACGCACTGGAGATAAAGCACTATCCACTACGCCAGCTTTCTACAAAGAGTATAGCCCTCAGGTGAGCCCAAAGCCTATAGTCTAATGAACTTTATCTTTACGATCCTTTCTATCGCCTATATATCTGGAATCTTCTTTCTGGCCGATTCGCCCATAGTTTCCAGTTTCTCGGCCTTTAATCCTTACAGCCTCCTCCACATCCCCCTTTATGGCATCCTAACCATCCTTCTCGTCTTTTCTATCGTACCCATAACGATGCTTCGACGCATTAACGCTATTGACAATCCAAACAATCCTAACGTGCCTCGCAATTACGCATCAACTTATCTACGCATTCACTCTTTTACGCATTTTCTCATACCCGGTTTGATTGCCCTCGGGATAGCCATTGCCGACGAAATCCACCAGGTATATATTCCTAACCGCGATGGCAGCGTCAACGATGTCCTCCTTGATCTTCTCGGTATCATCTTAACCTTGTTTTTCATCTTCCGACTTTTGAAATCAAAAATTGTTAATCGTAAAGTGCAAGGAAGGCATAATTAAATGGATGTCCGGAACCTGGGCTGTATCCACCGGAATTTCTGGGGCAGCATCCTCAAGACAATTGCCGAGAGAATCGCTGCTGAATTCGGCAGAGAGAGGGATGACCTCACTATTGTGGTTGTTCGGCAGGATAAAATGGAGGGTTAATCAGAGATGGAGAAAACCAGGCTTTGCTACGACAAAATCCTCGCGGACTACCTGAAGACTGGCCAAGAAACATATCTCTATCAGATTACCCAATTCGCCAGGGAGATGATGATGAGACAGGGGATTGGTCCTGAATCCCTTGTGGAGATGCACCTCAAGGCCGTGAAGAAAATCAATAAGGATAAAAGGGTATATCCAAAGAAGGCTATTGATGAATCCTTTACCTTCCTTATGAGAGGAATCATGGCCTATGGAGTGGGATACAGGGAATATCTAAATTCAAAGACAGAGGGCTATCTGGCTGAGATCAAAGAGCTGAACAGGAGGTTGAGCGAAAGACTGGCTGAGATGACCACTCTCCACGAGACCGTTAAGATAACCGGCTCTTCTCTTGAACTCGATGAGGTGCTTTCGTCTGTCTTCAGTAATGCTGCCAAGATCCTGAAAGCAGATGACGGTTCCCTGATGCTTTTTGACCCTGAAGAAGGGGTTTTAACCATAAAAAAGGCACATGGTCTGGAGAAAGAGATTATCAGGAAGACAAGAATTAAGATAGGGGAGGGTATTGCAGGATCAGTGGCTCAGAGTGGCGAGCCTCTGATAATCCATGGAAGGGTAGAGGGTATACAAATTAATAGAAGGAAGTATGTGGGGGTAAATTCCATCTGTGTCCCCTTGAAAACCAAGAAGGGTGTTATTGGTATTATCGCCCTCAACCGTAAAGGGGATTCCGAGTCTTTTACAGAGGATAATTTAAAGCTTCTTTCCACGATGGCCCACCAGGCGGCAGTTGCCATTGAAAATGCCAGCCTGTATCGAGACCTGCGTGAAAGTTATCTCAGTACTATCCGGGCCTTGGCATCCGCACTGGAGGCAAAGGACCCTTATACGAAAGGCCATTCCGATGCTGTAGCAAGGTATGCAGTGGCTATAGCCGAGAGGCTGGATATGTCCCAGGAGGAGATAGAAGGCATTGAAGTGGCGGCCGTTCTACACGATATCGGGAAGATCGGCATCCAGGAAGATATTCTCAATAAGCCGGGGAAACTGGACGAGAAGGAGTGGAAAGAGATAGAAAAGCACCCTGAAGGCAGTTTGAAAATACTTAATGGCATTAGCTTCCCCTGGGATATCAAACCTATTATCTATGCTCATCATGAAGGATATAACGGGAAAGGTTACCCTGCTGGACTGAAGGGGGAGGAAACCCCTTTGGGAGCAAGGATCATTGCTGTGGCAGACCACTATGATGCTATGACCTCTGACCGCGCTTATAGAAAGGCTTTGAGTAAAGAAGTAGTTATCGAGGAGTTGAAAAGGGTGGCTGGAACCCAGCTTGACCCCAAAATCGTGAAGGTCTTTATTGAAATGTTGATGAGCCCTCAATAACCCTGGCTTCTCCTCGCAATTCAAAGGTTCAGCAGTTCTTCCGGTGTGTCAACCAGGTAATCCGGCCTTGCCGCCTCAAGCTTTTCTCTGCTGTGCCATCCCCAGGTGACGGCAGCGGTCATTACACCGGCCATCTTTGCCTCTTTAATATCCCCCGCGGTATCTCCGATATAATAGGCGCTATCTCTTTCCATCTGAAACCTGTCCATGGCGTGAATAATCTTTCCCCTCTTGCTGAACATGAAGTCAGACCCGAGGATCTCCTTGAAGTAGCCATTAAGACGATGACGGGCCAGAACCGTATAAATGGCCTGTGACTCATTGGAGGAGATGACAACGAGGGCGTTATCTTTCTTAAGTTTATCCAGGACAGGCGCTAAATCATAAAATGGCGTCATCTCATCATAGTTAATCCGGGCAACTATCTCCTTTGATGCCTCCATATATTCCCCAAGATCTATACCCTTTTTGACAATGGCCTCATAAAAATTTTCGTCAAAAAGCTCCAGAAAATCCGCACGATTCTTGACGATAGGTTTGCCGATCTTTTCCAGGCAGAGGGTCACCGCTTGTTCATATACCTCCAGGGAATCAATCAGAACACCGTCAAAATCAAAAAGAAACAGTTTTTTCATGGACATCCAGTAAGACGGGCGATCGTCTCCTCGTATGGCCTGACGGCGACTCCCGCCTCGGTGATGATCGCCGTTATGTAACGGTTTGGTGTCACGTCGAAGGCCGGATTATAGACCATTACCCCCTCCGGGGCCGTACTGACTCCGCGAAACGTCAGGACCTCTTCGCTGTTTCTCTCCTCG
This portion of the Syntrophales bacterium genome encodes:
- a CDS encoding VanZ family protein, with translation MNFIFTILSIAYISGIFFLADSPIVSSFSAFNPYSLLHIPLYGILTILLVFSIVPITMLRRINAIDNPNNPNVPRNYASTYLRIHSFTHFLIPGLIALGIAIADEIHQVYIPNRDGSVNDVLLDLLGIILTLFFIFRLLKSKIVNRKVQGRHN
- a CDS encoding HD domain-containing protein → MEKTRLCYDKILADYLKTGQETYLYQITQFAREMMMRQGIGPESLVEMHLKAVKKINKDKRVYPKKAIDESFTFLMRGIMAYGVGYREYLNSKTEGYLAEIKELNRRLSERLAEMTTLHETVKITGSSLELDEVLSSVFSNAAKILKADDGSLMLFDPEEGVLTIKKAHGLEKEIIRKTRIKIGEGIAGSVAQSGEPLIIHGRVEGIQINRRKYVGVNSICVPLKTKKGVIGIIALNRKGDSESFTEDNLKLLSTMAHQAAVAIENASLYRDLRESYLSTIRALASALEAKDPYTKGHSDAVARYAVAIAERLDMSQEEIEGIEVAAVLHDIGKIGIQEDILNKPGKLDEKEWKEIEKHPEGSLKILNGISFPWDIKPIIYAHHEGYNGKGYPAGLKGEETPLGARIIAVADHYDAMTSDRAYRKALSKEVVIEELKRVAGTQLDPKIVKVFIEMLMSPQ
- a CDS encoding HAD family hydrolase; the encoded protein is MKKLFLFDFDGVLIDSLEVYEQAVTLCLEKIGKPIVKNRADFLELFDENFYEAIVKKGIDLGEYMEASKEIVARINYDEMTPFYDLAPVLDKLKKDNALVVISSNESQAIYTVLARHRLNGYFKEILGSDFMFSKRGKIIHAMDRFQMERDSAYYIGDTAGDIKEAKMAGVMTAAVTWGWHSREKLEAARPDYLVDTPEELLNL
- a CDS encoding DUF86 domain-containing protein, whose amino-acid sequence is MVDKTLILRKLAELEELLTQVKEYENVAVEQYQRDWRIQRIVERTLQMMIETCADIAEHIISDRGYRIPTSYSDTFRVLHENRILKSDLFETMEKMAKFRNIIVHQYDRVDAEIVIGILRKNLNDFLNYKDAIINMLKTDETP
- a CDS encoding nucleotidyltransferase domain-containing protein, with amino-acid sequence MIKYKKLPENIEELIPEAIDYLQSKSDIQFAYLFGSFGRGKPLPLSDVDVAVYFKEPTDIQERRMEVLGALMNLLQTDEVDLVILNRAPLTLRMKVLENKKIVVDQEPFLRHQYESLTMREYFDFSIREGAILERRFLHG
- a CDS encoding MFS transporter, with translation MSLKVRVKRDYTDRKAVNAWCLYDWANSAFATTIMAAIFPVYYGTVAAHNLPPTLATSYWGYTNTTAMLLVALVAPVLGAMADHSGARKRFLRYFAGFGIFFTAAMVFIGAGDWKIASLLYILALFGWSCANIFYDSLLPHVAGTDRIDQVSSRGYALGYLGGGLLLGINIIMIKPEIVWLTRCPGISDAEWGLRFSFLSVAIWWAIFSIPLFRYVSEPPAVLRTGESRNPLRAGFQRLKHTLRDLRRYSELLKFLIAFWLYNDGIASIIIMAAIFGREIGIGQEHLLGAILMVQFIGMPFTIAFGWLARRLGTKRSIYLALVIYALIAIGGYFMQSALHFWILAVLVATVQGGSQALSRSLFGRMAPRSRTAEFFGFYDVSSKFASIIGPSLFATVGMVTGSSRNGILSLLLLFIAGGIILSLVDEERGTQIAEMENKATH